In one window of Pseudomonas putida DNA:
- a CDS encoding GNAT family N-acetyltransferase produces MTLNWKPAATPDASPLDGRFIRLEKLDPARHSDDLWEVLQGPGSDPVLWNYLPYGPFAERADFDCWLQGNAAGRDPLFYSVIDKHNGQVQGILSYMSIVPEQGRFEIGHIAFGAAMQRTPKGTEAVYLLSKLGFELGNRRLEWKCNDANARSKRAALRFGFVFEGVFRQHMVVKDQNRDTAWYSITDGEWPAVAAGFERWLSVENQRPEGQVKTLEACRLA; encoded by the coding sequence ATGACCCTGAACTGGAAACCCGCTGCGACACCGGACGCCTCCCCCCTCGATGGCCGCTTCATCCGCCTGGAGAAACTCGACCCGGCGCGCCATAGCGACGACCTGTGGGAAGTCCTGCAAGGCCCGGGATCGGACCCGGTGCTGTGGAACTACCTGCCCTACGGCCCGTTCGCCGAACGCGCCGACTTCGACTGCTGGCTGCAAGGCAACGCAGCGGGCCGCGATCCGCTGTTCTATAGCGTCATCGACAAACACAACGGGCAGGTGCAGGGCATCCTCAGCTACATGTCGATCGTCCCCGAGCAGGGGCGCTTCGAGATCGGCCACATCGCCTTTGGCGCGGCCATGCAGCGCACGCCCAAGGGTACCGAGGCGGTCTACCTGTTGAGCAAGCTCGGTTTCGAGCTGGGCAATCGACGCCTGGAGTGGAAATGCAACGATGCCAACGCCCGCTCCAAGCGCGCGGCGCTGCGCTTCGGTTTTGTCTTCGAAGGCGTGTTCCGCCAGCACATGGTGGTGAAGGACCAGAACCGCGACACCGCCTGGTATTCGATCACCGACGGGGAGTGGCCAGCAGTGGCGGCGGGGTTCGAGCGCTGGTTGAGCGTGGAGAACCAGCGGCCTGAAGGTCAGGTGAAAACCCTGGAAGCGTGTCGCCTGGCCTGA
- a CDS encoding histone deacetylase family protein, which produces MLTIYSDDHRLHHGRCELIDGKLMPCFEMPSRADHVLARVQHRDIGPIQGPTDFGRAPLLRIHSAAYLDFFEGAWARWAAMNQEGDLLPFTWPARTLRQIKPTGLHGELGYYSFDGGAPITAGTWQAAYSAAQVALTGQAAIQNGAHAAFALCRPPGHHAAAEVMGGYCYLNNAAIAAQAFLDQGRRKVAILDVDYHHGNGTQDIFYDRNDVFFASIHGDPTDEFPFFLGYADETGEGAGEGCNVNYPLPAGSDWATWSAALEDACQRIAAFDADVLVISLGVDTFKDDPISQFKLDSPDYLEMGKRIAQLGKPTLFVMEGGYAVEEIGINAVNVLEGFQRAQPGA; this is translated from the coding sequence ATGCTGACGATCTATTCCGATGACCATCGCCTGCACCACGGCCGCTGCGAGCTGATCGACGGCAAGCTGATGCCGTGTTTCGAGATGCCCTCGCGCGCCGACCATGTGCTCGCCCGCGTCCAGCACCGCGACATCGGCCCGATCCAGGGCCCGACCGACTTCGGCCGCGCGCCGCTGCTGCGCATCCACAGCGCCGCCTACCTGGACTTCTTCGAAGGCGCCTGGGCGCGCTGGGCGGCCATGAACCAGGAGGGCGACCTGCTGCCCTTCACCTGGCCAGCACGCACCCTGCGCCAGATCAAACCCACCGGCCTGCACGGCGAACTGGGCTACTACAGCTTCGACGGCGGCGCACCGATCACCGCCGGCACCTGGCAGGCCGCCTACAGCGCAGCGCAAGTCGCACTGACCGGGCAGGCCGCGATCCAGAACGGCGCCCATGCCGCCTTTGCCCTGTGCCGTCCGCCAGGGCACCACGCTGCCGCCGAAGTGATGGGCGGCTACTGCTACCTGAACAACGCCGCCATCGCTGCCCAGGCCTTCCTCGACCAGGGCCGGCGCAAGGTTGCGATCCTCGATGTCGACTACCACCACGGCAACGGCACCCAGGACATCTTCTACGACCGTAACGACGTGTTCTTCGCCTCGATCCACGGCGACCCGACCGACGAGTTCCCGTTCTTCCTCGGCTATGCCGACGAAACCGGCGAGGGCGCGGGCGAGGGCTGCAACGTCAACTATCCTCTGCCGGCAGGTAGCGACTGGGCCACCTGGAGTGCCGCCCTCGAAGATGCCTGCCAACGCATTGCCGCCTTCGACGCCGATGTGCTGGTGATCTCGCTCGGTGTAGACACCTTCAAGGACGATCCGATCTCCCAGTTCAAGCTCGACAGCCCGGACTACCTGGAGATGGGCAAGCGCATCGCCCAACTCGGCAAGCCGACCCTGTTCGTGATGGAAGGTGGTTATGCCGTCGAGGAAATCGGCATCAATGCGGTCAATGTGCTGGAAGGGTTCCAGCGCGCTCAGCCAGGAGCCTGA
- a CDS encoding PLP-dependent aminotransferase family protein: protein MSERPLVLPFDPSGIVLDRRRGLSQQLYQALRARVLDGRLSSGTRLPATRDLASVLALSRNSVVRAYDQLYAEGFIESRVGDGTYVSRLAKLSTQLSTRLSQGLSTELSTFPPDDTEDLSSSTRSSAPLERLKSHHLSPPRTGAPRAFRVGIPAFDLFPFDVWAKLQAGFWRDPDPALLGYGDPAGEPVLRELIAAYMRRSRGLSCTAEQIVITSGAQQAISLCAQLLLQPGEEVAVENPGYRAAGHAFALAGAKVRGVAIDEEGLVCEQLAQLRDCRLAYVTPAHQYPTGVTMSLARRLSLLAWAERQDGWIIEDDYDGEYRYSGAPLAPLAALDRQQRVIYVGTFGKIAFPALRLGYLVLPPRLVQAFSQARALAVRHSEVGTQCVMAQFMAQGHFQRHIRRMRRAALARRNVLKAGWPLDVPGLGAMPEVAAGLHVKVDVDNFAREQALVARAEAVGVEVHPLSAYWLEDSEVPVDKRAGLVLGFAAVPEEEIAGALMRLRRAWR from the coding sequence ATGAGTGAGCGTCCTCTCGTTTTGCCTTTCGACCCCTCCGGCATCGTGCTGGACCGCCGCCGCGGCCTCAGCCAGCAGCTTTACCAGGCACTGCGCGCGCGGGTTTTGGACGGCCGGCTGAGCAGTGGCACGCGGCTGCCGGCCACTCGTGACCTGGCTTCGGTGCTGGCGCTGTCGCGCAACAGCGTGGTGCGTGCCTATGACCAGTTGTACGCTGAAGGCTTCATCGAAAGCCGAGTCGGGGATGGCACCTACGTGAGTCGGCTGGCAAAACTGTCCACACAGTTATCAACAAGGTTATCCCAGGGGTTATCAACAGAGTTATCCACATTTCCACCCGATGACACTGAGGATTTATCCAGTTCAACGCGTTCCAGCGCACCCTTGGAGCGCTTGAAATCACACCATCTTTCACCGCCTAGAACCGGGGCTCCGAGGGCTTTTCGGGTCGGTATTCCCGCGTTCGATCTGTTCCCGTTCGACGTCTGGGCCAAGCTGCAAGCGGGTTTCTGGCGTGATCCCGATCCTGCGCTGCTTGGTTACGGCGACCCGGCCGGGGAGCCTGTGCTGCGCGAACTGATTGCGGCCTACATGCGTCGCTCGCGAGGGCTTTCGTGCACCGCTGAACAAATTGTGATCACCAGTGGTGCACAGCAGGCCATCAGCCTTTGTGCACAGCTGCTGCTGCAACCGGGCGAGGAGGTGGCTGTGGAAAACCCGGGCTATCGCGCCGCGGGGCATGCCTTTGCCCTGGCCGGAGCGAAGGTGCGCGGTGTGGCGATAGACGAGGAAGGGCTGGTGTGCGAGCAGCTCGCCCAGTTGCGCGACTGTCGCCTGGCCTACGTGACGCCTGCGCACCAATACCCGACCGGCGTCACCATGAGCCTGGCGCGACGCTTGTCGTTGCTGGCCTGGGCCGAACGCCAGGATGGCTGGATCATCGAGGACGACTACGACGGCGAATACCGCTACAGCGGCGCACCGCTGGCGCCCCTTGCAGCGCTGGATCGCCAGCAGCGGGTGATCTACGTCGGCACATTCGGCAAGATCGCCTTCCCCGCGTTGCGCCTGGGTTACCTGGTGCTGCCGCCGCGACTGGTGCAGGCCTTCAGCCAGGCGCGTGCATTGGCGGTGCGGCATTCCGAAGTCGGGACGCAGTGCGTGATGGCGCAATTCATGGCTCAGGGGCACTTCCAGCGGCATATACGCCGCATGCGTCGGGCGGCGCTGGCGCGGCGCAATGTGCTCAAGGCCGGCTGGCCGCTGGATGTGCCGGGGCTGGGCGCAATGCCGGAAGTGGCCGCGGGGCTGCATGTGAAAGTGGATGTGGATAACTTCGCGCGGGAGCAAGCGCTGGTGGCCAGGGCAGAGGCGGTGGGAGTGGAAGTGCACCCGCTGAGTGCTTACTGGCTGGAAGACAGCGAGGTGCCTGTGGATAAGCGGGCAGGGCTGGTGCTGGGTTTCGCTGCGGTGCCCGAGGAGGAGATTGCCGGGGCGTTGATGCGATTGCGCCGGGCTTGGCGATAA
- a CDS encoding FMN-binding negative transcriptional regulator: MYNAKPHQEHDLQRLHQQMLQTRLATLVSHGEHGLLATHLPVLVDTREGEFGTVYGHLARANHQWQDLERGGEALLVFQGADAYVSPGYYPSKLENPKVVPTWNYVAVHAHGPVEVIHDPAPLLEIVSRLTDLHEQGRATPWKVSDAPADYIDGMLRAIVGIRLPITRIQGARKLSQNRSAEDVQGVREGLANSPDPLDNQLAAQMRSL, translated from the coding sequence ATGTACAACGCCAAGCCTCATCAGGAACACGATCTTCAACGTCTGCACCAGCAGATGTTGCAGACGCGCCTGGCCACGCTGGTCAGCCACGGAGAGCACGGCCTGCTGGCGACCCACCTGCCAGTGCTGGTGGACACCCGCGAAGGCGAGTTCGGTACGGTATACGGCCACCTGGCCCGCGCCAACCACCAGTGGCAGGACCTGGAGCGAGGCGGTGAAGCCCTGCTGGTTTTCCAGGGCGCCGATGCCTACGTGAGCCCCGGCTACTACCCGAGCAAGCTGGAGAATCCAAAGGTGGTGCCCACGTGGAACTACGTCGCGGTGCATGCCCACGGCCCGGTCGAGGTCATTCATGACCCGGCGCCCCTGCTGGAGATCGTCAGCCGCCTGACCGACCTGCATGAACAAGGCCGCGCCACCCCCTGGAAGGTCTCCGACGCCCCCGCCGACTACATCGATGGCATGCTCCGCGCCATCGTCGGCATCCGCCTGCCCATCACCCGCATCCAGGGCGCCCGCAAGCTCAGCCAGAACCGTAGCGCCGAAGATGTCCAAGGCGTGCGCGAAGGCCTGGCCAACAGCCCCGACCCACTCGACAACCAACTCGCGGCGCAGATGCGTTCGCTCTGA
- a CDS encoding LysR substrate-binding domain-containing protein, which yields MNLESKWLEDFSALASTRSFSQAAERRFVTQPAFSRRIRSLEAALGLTLVNRSRTPIELTEAGQLFLVTARTVVDQLSEVLRHLHHLEGGQGEVVQVAAAHSLASGFFPRWVAQLRNDGMNIATRLVATNVGDAVHALREGGCDLMLAFYDPDAALQMDAEIFPSLHMGTTEMLPVCAVGADGKPLFDLEGEGSVPLLAYSAGAFLGRSVSLLLRQRNLRYTTVYETAMADSLKSMALEGMGIAWVPRLSMRGELERGELAICGSSQWHVPLEIRLYRCALVRKANVRLLWRKLEGGALAGAVDSKVSQSPEK from the coding sequence ATGAACCTTGAAAGCAAGTGGCTGGAAGACTTCAGTGCTCTGGCCTCCACACGCAGTTTTTCCCAGGCGGCGGAGCGCCGCTTCGTGACGCAGCCGGCCTTCAGTCGACGCATCCGCAGCCTGGAAGCGGCATTGGGGCTGACCTTGGTGAATCGTTCCCGCACGCCGATAGAGCTGACTGAGGCGGGTCAGCTGTTTCTCGTTACCGCGCGTACCGTTGTCGACCAGTTGAGCGAAGTTCTCCGCCATTTACATCATCTGGAAGGTGGTCAGGGCGAGGTGGTCCAGGTTGCGGCGGCGCACTCGCTGGCGTCCGGCTTCTTCCCGCGCTGGGTGGCCCAGTTGCGCAACGACGGCATGAACATCGCCACCCGCCTGGTGGCCACCAACGTGGGCGATGCAGTGCATGCCTTGAGGGAAGGTGGCTGTGACCTGATGCTGGCCTTTTACGACCCTGACGCCGCCTTGCAGATGGATGCCGAGATCTTCCCATCGTTGCACATGGGCACCACCGAAATGCTGCCAGTCTGTGCCGTCGGGGCCGATGGCAAGCCGCTGTTCGACCTGGAAGGCGAGGGCAGCGTGCCGCTTCTGGCCTACAGCGCAGGGGCATTCCTCGGGCGATCCGTCAGCCTGCTGCTGCGCCAGCGCAACCTGCGCTACACCACGGTGTACGAAACGGCGATGGCCGACAGTCTCAAGAGCATGGCGCTCGAAGGCATGGGTATCGCCTGGGTGCCGCGCCTGTCGATGCGCGGCGAGCTGGAGCGTGGTGAGCTGGCGATCTGCGGCTCCAGCCAGTGGCACGTGCCGCTGGAGATTCGCCTCTACCGCTGCGCCCTGGTGCGCAAGGCGAACGTGCGCCTGCTGTGGCGCAAGCTCGAAGGTGGAGCGCTGGCGGGCGCAGTTGACTCGAAAGTCAGTCAAAGCCCCGAAAAATAA
- the aspA gene encoding aspartate ammonia-lyase, whose translation MSSAASFRVEKDLLGTLEVPADAYYGIQTLRAANNFHLSGVPLSHYPKLVVGLAMVKQAAADANRELGHLSDAKHAAISEACARLIRGDFHEQFVVDMIQGGAGTSTNMNANEVIANIALEAMGHQKGEYQYLHPNNDVNMAQSTNDAYPTAIRLGLLLGHDALLASLDSLIQAFAAKGEEFSHVLKMGRTQLQDAVPMTLGQEFRAFATTMTEDLNRLRSLAPELLTEINLGGTAIGTGINADPGYQALAVQRLAAISGQPLVPAADLIEATSDMGAFVLFSGMLKRTAVKLSKICNDLRLLSSGPRTGINEINLPARQPGSSIMPGKVNPVIPEAVNQVAFAIMGNDLALTVAAEGGQLQLNVMEPLIAYKIFDSIRLLQRAMDMLREHCIVGITANEQRCRELVEHSIGLVTALNPYIGYENATRIARVALETGRGVLELVREEKLLDEAMLNDILRPENMIAPRLVPLKA comes from the coding sequence ATGTCCTCCGCTGCATCGTTCCGCGTCGAAAAAGACCTGCTTGGTACCCTTGAAGTCCCTGCCGATGCCTACTACGGCATCCAGACTCTGCGCGCTGCCAACAACTTCCACCTCTCCGGCGTTCCGCTGTCGCACTACCCGAAACTGGTAGTCGGCCTGGCGATGGTCAAGCAGGCCGCTGCTGACGCCAACCGTGAGCTGGGGCACCTGAGCGATGCCAAGCACGCCGCCATCAGCGAGGCCTGTGCCCGCCTGATCCGTGGCGACTTCCACGAGCAGTTCGTGGTGGACATGATCCAGGGCGGTGCTGGTACTTCTACCAACATGAACGCCAACGAGGTCATCGCCAACATCGCACTGGAGGCCATGGGTCACCAGAAGGGTGAGTACCAGTACCTGCACCCGAACAACGATGTGAACATGGCGCAGTCGACCAACGACGCCTACCCGACCGCCATCCGCCTCGGCCTGCTGCTGGGCCACGACGCCCTGCTGGCCAGCCTCGACAGCCTGATCCAGGCTTTCGCTGCCAAAGGTGAAGAGTTCAGCCACGTACTGAAGATGGGCCGTACCCAGCTTCAGGACGCCGTGCCGATGACCCTGGGCCAGGAATTCCGTGCCTTCGCCACCACCATGACCGAAGACCTCAACCGTCTGCGTTCGCTGGCGCCGGAACTGCTCACCGAAATCAACCTGGGCGGCACCGCCATCGGCACCGGCATCAACGCCGACCCGGGCTACCAGGCCCTGGCGGTACAACGCCTGGCAGCCATCAGCGGCCAGCCGCTGGTTCCGGCGGCCGACCTGATCGAAGCCACCTCCGACATGGGCGCTTTCGTGCTGTTCTCCGGCATGCTCAAGCGCACCGCGGTCAAGCTGTCGAAGATCTGCAACGACCTGCGCCTGCTGTCCAGCGGCCCGCGCACCGGCATCAACGAGATCAACCTGCCGGCGCGCCAGCCAGGCAGCTCGATCATGCCAGGCAAGGTCAACCCGGTTATCCCGGAAGCGGTCAACCAAGTCGCCTTCGCCATCATGGGCAACGACCTGGCCCTGACCGTCGCCGCCGAAGGTGGCCAGCTGCAGCTGAACGTGATGGAACCGCTGATCGCCTACAAGATCTTCGACTCGATCCGCCTGCTGCAACGCGCCATGGACATGCTGCGCGAACACTGCATCGTCGGTATCACTGCCAACGAACAGCGCTGCCGTGAACTGGTCGAGCACTCGATCGGCCTGGTCACCGCCTTGAACCCGTACATCGGCTACGAAAACGCCACCCGTATCGCCCGCGTCGCCCTGGAAACCGGCCGCGGCGTGCTGGAACTGGTGCGCGAAGAGAAGCTGCTGGACGAAGCGATGCTCAACGACATCCTGCGCCCAGAAAACATGATCGCTCCACGTCTGGTTCCGCTGAAGGCGTAA
- a CDS encoding AraC family transcriptional regulator, with product MLHSHLTTLNAVSLILNVFQEEGCTASQLLAGSGIGPADLGHPDARITTQQELQVCANAVARREEIGLELGRRMHVSCYGMLGYALLSSATLGDALRLALRYPALLGTIFQLRLVDDGQRVWLSASDYREGPALAAFNAEFCLVSLKVICDDLLGRPLPLLAARFEHARPAYHLLYAGAFPCPTGFESRDNAFAFERRWLDMPLPLADPITHKAMAERCRRLNLEFTGRQAWLGRIRQLLMQQLDAAPGLEGLARQMNCSSRTLRRHLQALGSSYQQLLDELRFERAKQLLAEDQMPIYRIAETLGFSETASFRHAFQRWSGVAPSHFRG from the coding sequence ATGCTGCACAGCCACCTCACCACCCTCAACGCAGTTTCGTTGATTCTCAACGTCTTCCAGGAAGAGGGCTGTACCGCCTCGCAACTGCTCGCCGGCAGCGGCATAGGCCCGGCAGACCTGGGCCATCCCGATGCACGCATCACCACCCAGCAAGAGCTGCAGGTGTGTGCCAATGCAGTCGCCCGACGCGAGGAGATCGGCCTGGAGCTGGGGCGGCGGATGCATGTGTCGTGCTACGGCATGCTCGGTTACGCCTTGCTCTCGAGTGCCACTTTGGGTGACGCCCTGCGCTTGGCGCTGCGTTATCCGGCACTGCTGGGAACAATCTTCCAGTTGCGCCTGGTCGACGATGGCCAGCGTGTCTGGCTGAGCGCCAGCGATTATCGCGAGGGGCCAGCACTGGCAGCGTTCAATGCCGAATTCTGCCTGGTCTCGCTGAAAGTCATCTGCGATGACCTGCTTGGCCGGCCGCTACCCTTGCTGGCGGCACGCTTCGAACACGCACGCCCTGCCTACCATCTGCTCTACGCCGGTGCATTCCCCTGCCCGACGGGCTTCGAATCGCGAGACAACGCCTTTGCCTTCGAACGGCGCTGGCTCGATATGCCACTGCCCCTGGCCGACCCCATCACCCACAAAGCCATGGCCGAACGCTGCAGGCGCCTGAACCTGGAGTTCACTGGTCGCCAAGCCTGGCTGGGGCGCATTCGCCAGCTGCTGATGCAGCAGCTCGATGCGGCACCTGGGCTCGAGGGCCTGGCGCGGCAGATGAACTGCTCGTCGCGCACCTTGCGGCGACACTTGCAGGCGTTGGGCAGCAGTTATCAACAGCTGCTCGATGAGCTGCGCTTCGAACGGGCCAAACAGTTGCTCGCCGAAGACCAGATGCCGATCTACCGGATCGCCGAAACCCTTGGATTCAGCGAGACGGCAAGCTTCCGGCACGCGTTCCAGCGCTGGAGTGGCGTGGCGCCCAGCCATTTTCGGGGGTAG
- a CDS encoding GNAT family N-acetyltransferase has protein sequence MSNVTLRPVTLEDHAAWLPLWQAYLRFYQTTLADEVTANTWQRLLDPSEPTHSALAWVDGKAVGMVNYIYHRSNWSIENSCYLQDLYVDGEQRGLGIGRQLIEHVYATAKTAGCIKVHWLTHETNATAISLYEQVAERPGFIQFRKAL, from the coding sequence ATGTCCAACGTCACCTTGCGCCCGGTCACTCTCGAAGACCACGCCGCCTGGCTGCCCCTGTGGCAGGCCTACTTGCGCTTCTACCAGACCACCCTCGCCGACGAGGTCACGGCCAATACCTGGCAGCGCCTGCTCGACCCCAGCGAACCCACCCACTCGGCCCTTGCCTGGGTCGATGGCAAGGCGGTGGGGATGGTCAACTACATCTATCATCGTTCCAACTGGAGCATCGAGAACTCCTGCTACCTGCAAGACCTCTACGTCGACGGCGAGCAGCGCGGCCTGGGTATCGGCCGCCAGCTGATCGAACACGTCTACGCCACCGCCAAGACCGCTGGCTGCATCAAGGTGCACTGGCTGACCCACGAGACCAACGCCACGGCCATCAGTCTGTACGAGCAGGTCGCCGAGCGCCCGGGCTTCATTCAATTTCGCAAAGCACTGTAG
- a CDS encoding polyamine ABC transporter substrate-binding protein — protein sequence MRPFKRLLAPLVAAGLLAGGLQVHAEQRTLRVYNWFDYITPQTLVDFQKDAQVKLIYDIFDTNEALEAKLLTGNSGYDVVVPSNVFLAKQIEAGVFQPLDRSKLPNWQHLDPTLMKLIEANDPGNKFAVPYMYGTILIGFNPAKVKAALGDNAPVDSWDLIFKEENIAKLKQCGVALLDSPSEILPLALQYLGLSPNSDKPEDYKKAEALLMKIRPHVTYFHSSKYMADIANGDICVAVGYSGSFSQAANRAREAKNGVVVDMRLPKEGAPIWFDMLAIPKNAANPDDAHTFINYLLRPEVIAPISDFVGYPNPNKDATEKVSPQIRNNPNLYPTAEAMTTLYTLKPLSKEAERARTRAWTRIKSGT from the coding sequence ATGCGTCCATTCAAGCGTCTGTTAGCCCCGCTCGTTGCTGCCGGCCTGCTGGCTGGTGGCCTTCAGGTCCATGCCGAACAACGCACCCTGCGGGTGTACAACTGGTTCGACTACATCACTCCGCAGACCCTGGTCGACTTCCAGAAGGATGCCCAGGTCAAACTGATCTACGACATCTTCGACACCAACGAAGCACTGGAAGCCAAGCTGCTGACCGGCAACTCCGGCTATGACGTGGTAGTGCCCTCCAACGTGTTCCTCGCCAAGCAGATCGAGGCAGGGGTCTTCCAACCCCTGGACCGCAGCAAGCTGCCGAACTGGCAGCACCTGGACCCAACGCTGATGAAGCTGATCGAGGCCAACGACCCAGGCAACAAGTTCGCCGTGCCCTACATGTACGGCACCATCCTGATCGGCTTCAACCCAGCCAAGGTGAAGGCCGCGCTGGGTGACAACGCACCGGTGGACAGCTGGGACCTGATCTTCAAGGAAGAGAACATCGCCAAACTCAAGCAGTGCGGCGTGGCGCTGCTTGATTCGCCGTCGGAAATCCTGCCGCTGGCCCTGCAGTACCTGGGCCTGTCACCCAACAGCGACAAGCCCGAGGACTACAAGAAGGCCGAGGCGCTGCTGATGAAGATCCGCCCGCACGTCACCTACTTCCATTCCTCGAAGTACATGGCCGATATCGCCAACGGCGACATCTGCGTGGCAGTGGGCTACTCCGGCAGCTTCTCGCAGGCCGCCAACCGTGCGCGCGAAGCCAAGAATGGCGTGGTGGTGGACATGCGCCTGCCCAAGGAAGGCGCGCCGATCTGGTTCGACATGCTGGCCATTCCGAAAAATGCAGCGAACCCGGACGACGCCCACACCTTCATCAACTACCTGCTGCGTCCAGAGGTGATCGCGCCGATCAGCGACTTCGTCGGCTACCCCAACCCGAACAAGGACGCGACCGAAAAGGTCAGCCCACAGATTCGCAACAACCCGAACCTGTACCCGACGGCTGAGGCGATGACCACGCTGTATACCCTCAAGCCGCTGAGCAAAGAAGCCGAACGGGCACGAACCCGGGCCTGGACGCGGATCAAGTCCGGTACCTGA
- the purE gene encoding 5-(carboxyamino)imidazole ribonucleotide mutase yields MSALVGVIMGSKSDWSTLSHTADMLEKLGIPYEVKVVSAHRTPDLLFQYAEEAEGRGIEVIIAGAGGAAHLPGMCAAKTHLPVLGVPVQSSMLSGVDSLLSIVQMPAGIPVATLAIGKAGAINAALLSASILGAKHPQYHAALKQFRAEQTETVLDNPDPRQA; encoded by the coding sequence ATGAGTGCACTGGTTGGCGTGATCATGGGCTCCAAGTCCGATTGGTCCACCCTTAGCCACACCGCCGATATGCTGGAAAAACTCGGCATTCCCTACGAGGTGAAGGTGGTGTCCGCCCACCGGACCCCGGACCTGCTGTTCCAGTACGCCGAAGAGGCCGAAGGCCGCGGCATCGAGGTGATCATCGCCGGCGCCGGTGGCGCTGCGCACCTGCCGGGCATGTGCGCCGCCAAGACGCACCTGCCGGTGCTGGGCGTACCTGTGCAGTCCTCGATGCTGTCGGGTGTCGATTCACTGCTGTCGATCGTGCAGATGCCAGCCGGCATCCCGGTTGCCACCCTGGCCATCGGCAAGGCTGGCGCGATCAACGCCGCGCTGCTGTCGGCAAGCATCCTGGGTGCCAAGCACCCGCAGTACCACGCGGCGCTCAAGCAGTTCCGCGCGGAGCAGACCGAAACCGTCCTGGACAACCCGGACCCCCGCCAGGCTTGA